The Cellulophaga sp. L1A9 genome window below encodes:
- a CDS encoding SDR family NAD(P)-dependent oxidoreductase — MKFNLDKKTAIITGGGSGIGKAIAKTLAEQGAFVHILELHIENALLTKKEIEASGGKAAVHQCNVIHQKEVIAVIDEIAKNSSIDILINNAGIAHVGNVENTPEEAFDRVYQVNVKGVYNCIYSTIPHMKKNKSGVIINMASIASSVGISDRFAYSMSKGAALTMTYSIAKDYVQDGIRCNCISPARIHTPFVDGFINENYPDNKEEMFEKLSQTQPIGRMGMPEEVANLALYLCSDEASFVTGTNFPIDGGFIKLNG, encoded by the coding sequence ATGAAATTTAATTTAGATAAGAAGACGGCGATTATAACAGGTGGCGGAAGTGGTATTGGAAAAGCGATTGCTAAAACATTAGCAGAACAAGGTGCTTTTGTACATATATTAGAATTGCATATTGAAAATGCCCTGCTCACAAAAAAAGAGATTGAAGCTAGCGGAGGAAAAGCTGCGGTACATCAATGTAATGTAATACATCAAAAGGAAGTTATTGCGGTTATTGATGAAATAGCCAAAAATTCTTCAATTGATATTTTAATTAACAATGCAGGTATTGCCCATGTTGGTAATGTTGAAAATACTCCTGAGGAGGCATTTGATCGCGTTTACCAAGTGAATGTCAAAGGAGTATACAATTGTATTTATAGTACTATTCCTCATATGAAAAAAAATAAATCTGGTGTGATCATAAACATGGCATCTATAGCATCATCAGTAGGTATTTCAGATAGGTTTGCCTATTCTATGTCTAAAGGCGCTGCCTTAACCATGACTTATTCTATTGCAAAAGACTATGTTCAAGATGGCATTAGATGTAACTGTATTTCTCCTGCAAGAATCCATACTCCTTTTGTAGATGGATTTATAAACGAAAATTACCCAGACAATAAAGAAGAAATGTTTGAAAAGCTTTCACAAACACAACCAATTGGCAGAATGGGAATGCCTGAAGAGGTTGCCAATTTAGCATTATATTTATGTTCCGATGAAGCTTCTTTTGTAACGGGTACTAACTTTCCTATAGACGGTGGGTTTATAAAATTAAACGGATAA
- a CDS encoding AraC family transcriptional regulator gives MTTNNIDEIFLDKATKIIVNNISDVDFKQEDLLREMGIGRSQLYRNINSLTGNNPNYFIRNIRLRYASDLLLQNKYSIKEVTYLSGFNSTAYFSKTFRELFNVTSSEFIEQHKKETE, from the coding sequence GTGACCACCAATAATATTGATGAAATATTTTTAGATAAAGCAACTAAGATTATTGTAAATAATATTAGCGATGTAGATTTTAAACAGGAAGATTTATTGAGAGAAATGGGTATTGGTAGGTCTCAATTATATCGAAATATAAATTCTCTGACGGGCAACAACCCAAATTATTTTATTAGGAACATACGCTTGCGTTATGCCTCAGATCTATTACTTCAAAATAAATATTCTATCAAAGAAGTTACGTACCTCTCAGGGTTTAATTCAACCGCTTATTTTAGTAAAACTTTTCGAGAGCTATTCAACGTAACGTCATCGGAATTTATAGAGCAACATAAAAAAGAAACCGAATAA
- the fucP gene encoding L-fucose:H+ symporter permease has protein sequence MNNIANKPKVVAKKVLIPFILVTSLFALWGFANAVTDPMVQAFKKVLELSNSQAAWVQMAFYGGYFCMALPAAMFMRKYSYKTGILIGLGLYAGGALLFYPAAITEQFWFFCLGLYVLTFGLAFLETAANPYILAMGDKRTATQRLNLAQAFNPIGLIAGLFVAQQFVLKNLQSDDIADFSALEEASKVLIRTSDLLVIRNPYVILGLVLLGIFVLFLMNKMPQSKDEGAMPSIGKTFSTLLKNKKYALGVLAQIVYVGAQIMCWTYIYQYAEAIQISAVTAGYYQMAAFILFTVGRAIGTYLLRFTSAGKLLMLFSLFAIACAAGVMFIEGVLGLYFLVAISFFMSLMFPTIYGIALEDLTEEQSKVGSAGLIMAIVGGALMPKAQGMIIDYGGNGVADLRILGASEVNFSFILPLLCFIYIAWYGRHIFKHHEVKTVTTSL, from the coding sequence ATGAATAATATTGCTAACAAACCCAAAGTAGTAGCAAAGAAAGTACTAATACCTTTCATTTTAGTAACCTCTTTATTTGCCTTATGGGGATTTGCAAATGCGGTTACAGACCCCATGGTACAAGCTTTTAAAAAAGTACTTGAATTATCTAACTCACAAGCTGCATGGGTACAAATGGCTTTCTATGGCGGCTATTTCTGTATGGCATTACCTGCTGCAATGTTTATGAGAAAATACTCTTACAAAACTGGCATTTTAATAGGGCTAGGTTTATATGCTGGCGGCGCTTTACTATTTTATCCCGCCGCCATTACAGAACAATTTTGGTTCTTTTGTCTTGGACTTTATGTATTAACCTTTGGCTTAGCCTTTTTAGAAACTGCCGCTAATCCTTATATTTTAGCCATGGGCGATAAAAGAACAGCTACACAGCGGTTAAACTTAGCCCAAGCATTTAACCCCATAGGATTAATTGCTGGATTGTTTGTGGCACAACAATTTGTATTAAAAAATTTGCAATCAGATGATATTGCAGATTTTAGTGCTTTAGAAGAAGCTTCTAAAGTACTCATACGCACCTCTGATCTATTGGTGATACGAAACCCCTATGTAATTTTAGGCCTGGTATTACTAGGCATTTTTGTTCTTTTTCTAATGAACAAAATGCCTCAATCTAAAGATGAAGGTGCAATGCCTAGCATTGGAAAAACGTTTAGCACCCTTCTAAAAAACAAAAAATATGCTTTAGGTGTCTTAGCGCAAATAGTATATGTAGGCGCACAAATTATGTGCTGGACCTATATCTACCAGTATGCAGAAGCCATACAAATAAGTGCTGTTACAGCTGGTTATTATCAAATGGCAGCCTTTATTTTATTTACCGTTGGTAGAGCTATAGGAACCTATTTATTACGATTTACGAGTGCTGGAAAATTACTCATGCTTTTTTCACTTTTTGCAATTGCTTGTGCTGCAGGCGTTATGTTTATTGAAGGTGTTTTAGGATTATATTTTCTAGTAGCGATATCTTTTTTTATGTCTTTAATGTTCCCAACAATCTACGGCATAGCGCTAGAAGACTTAACCGAAGAACAATCCAAAGTTGGCTCTGCCGGTTTAATAATGGCCATCGTAGGTGGTGCTTTAATGCCTAAAGCACAAGGAATGATTATTGATTATGGAGGTAATGGTGTCGCTGATTTACGAATATTGGGCGCATCAGAAGTTAATTTTTCTTTTATCTTACCATTACTGTGCTTTATATACATTGCTTGGTACGGGCGCCATATTTTTAAACATCATGAAGTTAAAACAGTAACGACAAGCTTATGA
- a CDS encoding alpha-hydroxy acid oxidase, with protein sequence MSEQKKKEIKINTAYPSVSDLRTKAQKKIPKFAFEYLDGGCNEDVNLHKNTSEIRKVELLPSYLSKHSGSSMKTKLFGRTYDAPFGIAPVGLQGLMWPNAPEILAKAAFEHNVPFVLSTVSTSSIERIAEITEGNAWFQLYHPTENRLRDDLIKRAAEAECPVLVILCDVPTFGFRPRDIRNGLAMPPKMTLKNILQVLGKPHWALETLKHGQPNFETLKPYMPKNLDLKQLGKFMDQTFSGRLNEEKIKPIRDMWPGKLVLKGVANETDAEKAIQLGVDGLIVSNHGGRQLDAGESTIKPLSRIAEKYGDQITVMMDSGIRSGPDIARSMASGAAFTFMGRSFMYGVAALGKQGGDHTISLLKTELQQVMEQICCEDVMDFKKHLIKKY encoded by the coding sequence ATGAGCGAGCAAAAAAAAAAAGAAATCAAAATAAATACAGCTTACCCTTCGGTAAGTGACTTAAGAACAAAAGCTCAAAAAAAAATTCCAAAATTTGCTTTTGAATATTTGGATGGCGGCTGTAATGAAGATGTAAATCTCCACAAAAACACGTCTGAGATCCGAAAAGTAGAATTATTACCTTCTTACCTAAGTAAGCACAGCGGCTCTTCCATGAAGACCAAGCTCTTTGGTAGAACTTACGATGCACCTTTTGGGATAGCACCAGTTGGCTTACAAGGATTAATGTGGCCAAATGCGCCAGAAATTTTGGCAAAGGCTGCTTTTGAACACAATGTTCCTTTTGTATTAAGTACGGTCTCTACGAGTAGTATAGAAAGAATTGCTGAGATTACAGAAGGTAATGCTTGGTTTCAACTATACCATCCTACCGAAAATAGATTGAGAGATGATTTAATAAAAAGGGCTGCAGAAGCGGAATGCCCTGTTCTTGTTATTCTTTGTGATGTTCCTACTTTTGGTTTTAGACCAAGAGACATTAGAAACGGTTTGGCAATGCCTCCAAAAATGACCCTAAAAAACATTCTGCAAGTTTTAGGCAAACCACATTGGGCTTTAGAAACTTTAAAACATGGACAACCAAATTTTGAAACTTTAAAACCATACATGCCTAAAAACCTAGATTTAAAACAACTAGGCAAATTTATGGACCAAACATTTTCTGGTCGGTTAAATGAAGAGAAAATTAAACCCATTAGAGATATGTGGCCGGGAAAACTAGTCCTTAAAGGCGTCGCTAATGAAACTGATGCAGAAAAAGCGATCCAATTAGGTGTAGACGGTTTAATTGTCTCTAACCATGGCGGGAGACAGCTAGATGCGGGGGAATCTACCATAAAACCATTATCTAGAATAGCAGAAAAATATGGCGACCAAATAACTGTGATGATGGATAGTGGGATACGCTCTGGTCCTGACATTGCAAGGTCTATGGCTTCTGGTGCTGCGTTTACTTTTATGGGGCGTTCATTTATGTACGGTGTGGCAGCCCTAGGGAAACAAGGTGGTGACCATACCATCTCTTTATTAAAAACAGAACTACAACAAGTAATGGAGCAAATTTGCTGTGAAGATGTAATGGATTTTAAAAAACATCTTATTAAAAAATATTAA
- a CDS encoding response regulator transcription factor, with translation MVTEVDIIYKVESEYLKGSKFVVRLPLDIEAEPEIVENIKTEFLINSMNSVDYDMSVSNTDVSNEPVKQEENGAKLPTLLLVEDNKELRVHLKNDLIRNYDVMMPKMDEFEMCKALKSELETCHIPIILLTARTLEDDRIEGYDSGADGYIAKPFVTAVLKARIKNLLETKKRL, from the coding sequence TTGGTCACAGAAGTAGATATTATCTATAAAGTAGAAAGCGAATATCTTAAAGGTAGTAAGTTTGTAGTACGTTTACCATTGGATATAGAAGCAGAACCGGAAATTGTAGAAAATATTAAAACCGAATTTTTAATAAACTCGATGAACTCAGTAGATTATGATATGTCTGTTTCAAATACAGACGTATCTAATGAACCAGTGAAGCAGGAGGAAAACGGAGCAAAATTACCTACCTTACTTTTAGTTGAAGATAATAAGGAGCTAAGAGTTCATTTGAAAAATGATCTGATCCGTAATTATGATGTCATGATGCCAAAAATGGACGAGTTTGAAATGTGTAAGGCTTTGAAAAGTGAACTTGAAACCTGTCATATTCCTATAATTCTTCTTACCGCGAGAACCTTAGAAGATGATAGAATTGAAGGGTATGACAGTGGTGCCGATGGATATATCGCAAAACCATTTGTAACTGCGGTTTTAAAAGCTAGAATCAAAAATTTATTGGAAACTAAGAAAAGACTATGA
- a CDS encoding DDE-type integrase/transposase/recombinase, translating into MSTSEINRPESVCVSDIAYLGNRSNSSYLALITDAYSKKIVGYNIKDILNVSGSLKALEMALNNRVYKSRTLILHSDRGLQYCSNEYQKLLNINNIKPSMTEKYDPDENAIAERINGILKQEFEIVKHISSFNIKKALIRNAIEIYNQK; encoded by the coding sequence GTGAGTACTAGTGAAATAAATAGACCGGAATCTGTTTGTGTTAGCGATATCGCTTATTTAGGGAACAGAAGTAACTCATCTTATCTTGCGCTGATTACGGATGCTTATTCGAAGAAAATTGTTGGTTACAATATCAAAGATATCCTAAATGTTTCTGGATCATTAAAAGCTTTAGAAATGGCACTTAATAATAGAGTATATAAAAGTAGAACACTTATACTTCATTCGGATAGAGGGTTGCAGTATTGTTCTAATGAATATCAAAAGTTATTAAATATTAATAATATAAAACCCAGTATGACTGAAAAATACGACCCGGATGAGAATGCAATTGCTGAAAGAATTAATGGAATATTGAAACAAGAATTTGAGATTGTTAAACATATTAGCAGTTTTAATATCAAGAAAGCTTTGATTAGAAATGCGATAGAAATATACAACCAAAAATAA
- a CDS encoding amidohydrolase — MIIDSHQHFWVYDAKKHSWIDDKMSTIRRDFLPKDLKKIYQENNIDGCIAVQADQSREETEFLLKLSDEHQFIKGVVGWVDFSAANIEAQLEAYSSLKKLKGFRHIVQAELNPNFLLQPDFLRGIAALERYNYTYDLLILPHQLGATLEFIKKFPHQKFVIDHMAKPYIKEGFFDGWAVLIEEIAKHENVYCKLSGMITEADYSTWSAAQIKPYIDVVFNSFGPDRILFGSDWPVCLVAGNFAKVKKLTTDFIAKCSPTEQQKIMGSNAVKFYNL; from the coding sequence ATGATCATTGATAGCCATCAACATTTCTGGGTATACGATGCAAAAAAGCATTCTTGGATAGACGATAAGATGTCTACTATCCGGAGAGATTTTTTGCCAAAAGATTTAAAAAAAATCTACCAAGAAAATAATATTGATGGCTGTATCGCTGTTCAAGCGGATCAAAGCAGAGAAGAAACGGAGTTTCTTTTGAAGTTATCCGATGAACATCAATTTATAAAAGGGGTTGTAGGTTGGGTAGATTTTAGCGCTGCTAATATAGAAGCACAACTAGAAGCTTATTCAAGTCTAAAAAAACTAAAAGGATTCAGGCATATTGTGCAAGCCGAATTGAATCCTAATTTTTTGTTACAGCCAGATTTCCTAAGAGGAATCGCTGCCTTAGAAAGGTATAATTACACGTATGATCTTTTAATTCTGCCACATCAACTTGGGGCCACATTAGAATTTATAAAGAAATTTCCTCATCAGAAATTTGTAATAGACCATATGGCTAAGCCCTATATTAAAGAGGGCTTTTTTGATGGATGGGCTGTATTAATCGAAGAAATTGCTAAACATGAAAATGTCTATTGCAAATTATCTGGAATGATTACCGAAGCAGATTATTCGACATGGTCTGCAGCACAGATTAAACCTTATATAGATGTAGTGTTCAATTCTTTTGGACCTGATCGCATACTTTTTGGGTCTGATTGGCCCGTATGCCTCGTTGCAGGAAACTTTGCTAAAGTAAAAAAACTAACCACAGATTTTATTGCAAAATGCAGCCCTACTGAACAACAGAAGATCATGGGTAGCAATGCAGTAAAATTTTACAATTTATAA
- a CDS encoding AraC family transcriptional regulator, with translation MKLHFLNRSNKEHKSLTVSHSIYDNFLKVWHYHEELELVFIEKSSGMRFVGDSIEKFYSGDVVLIGKNLPHMWLNEDKYFQNDATLKAEAISVHFKKDFLGDKFLNVPETEQIADLLHLAVRGIKFNNLSEKLIQNLKSLAKLDDTTQIISLLEILNQLSKHNNYTLLSSSGFLNSFHKTENKRLDKIYEYVFQNFNTPMSSGDVAENIGMNKSAFSRFFKKIHRKPFTKYLNEIRIGYACKLLIENKESITSIAYLCGFNNISNFNRQFKLLKNSSPSSYLEFYSKNKTEGKKSIE, from the coding sequence ATGAAGCTTCATTTTTTAAACAGATCTAACAAAGAGCACAAATCACTTACCGTATCACATAGTATTTATGACAACTTTTTAAAGGTATGGCACTATCACGAAGAACTTGAACTTGTGTTTATTGAAAAAAGTTCGGGAATGCGTTTTGTGGGAGATAGTATCGAAAAATTTTACAGTGGTGATGTTGTTTTAATTGGAAAAAACCTGCCCCATATGTGGTTGAATGAAGACAAATATTTTCAAAACGATGCTACACTTAAAGCCGAAGCTATTTCTGTTCATTTTAAAAAAGATTTTCTAGGGGATAAATTTTTAAATGTCCCTGAAACGGAACAAATTGCCGACCTCTTACATCTTGCCGTTCGTGGAATTAAGTTTAATAATCTAAGTGAAAAATTAATCCAAAATCTAAAGTCACTAGCGAAATTAGATGATACAACCCAAATTATTTCGCTGCTAGAAATACTCAATCAATTATCAAAACACAACAACTACACGCTGTTATCCAGCAGTGGTTTCTTAAACAGTTTTCACAAAACAGAAAACAAACGATTGGATAAAATTTATGAATACGTTTTTCAAAATTTTAATACTCCTATGAGTTCAGGAGATGTTGCTGAGAATATAGGAATGAATAAATCTGCCTTTAGTCGCTTTTTTAAAAAAATACATCGCAAACCTTTCACAAAATATCTCAATGAGATACGAATAGGCTATGCATGTAAGTTACTTATAGAAAATAAAGAAAGTATCACATCCATAGCCTATTTATGTGGGTTCAATAATATCTCTAACTTCAATAGACAATTTAAACTTCTTAAAAACAGTTCTCCCTCTTCCTATCTAGAATTTTACAGCAAAAATAAAACAGAAGGCAAAAAAAGTATTGAATAA
- a CDS encoding SDR family oxidoreductase, which yields MDLHLKDKVVVVTGAAGLKGSIGETIVQALANEGAIPVIVCRNDRGFGYEKELQDKGIDALFVKTDLTDPLQVAAAAKKIGEKYGRIDALINNIGVNDGVGLDASIDDFMWSLKLNLVSFFAMTKFCLPYIKKVQGTILNIGSKVSLTGQGATSGYAASKGGVLGLTREWAVDLIKDNIRVNAIIIAESWTPAYDTWIKTLENGEEKLKAIVDKIPLENRMTAPQEIADTCLFVISDKSSHTTGQFITVDGGYVHLDRSLLTS from the coding sequence ATGGATTTACATTTAAAAGATAAAGTTGTTGTTGTAACTGGTGCAGCAGGATTAAAAGGGAGTATTGGTGAAACGATTGTACAAGCTTTAGCAAATGAAGGGGCCATACCCGTAATTGTTTGTAGAAACGATAGAGGGTTTGGGTATGAGAAAGAATTACAAGACAAGGGGATTGATGCTTTGTTTGTAAAAACAGATTTAACAGATCCTTTGCAAGTAGCAGCAGCAGCAAAAAAAATAGGTGAAAAATATGGCCGTATAGATGCTTTAATTAATAACATTGGAGTGAATGACGGGGTTGGTTTAGATGCTAGTATTGATGATTTTATGTGGTCTTTAAAACTAAATTTAGTAAGCTTTTTTGCAATGACTAAATTTTGTCTTCCTTATATTAAAAAAGTACAAGGCACTATATTAAATATAGGATCTAAGGTTAGTCTTACAGGACAAGGAGCAACGTCTGGGTATGCCGCTTCTAAAGGTGGTGTTTTAGGCTTAACACGAGAATGGGCGGTAGATTTAATTAAAGATAATATCCGAGTGAACGCTATTATCATCGCAGAAAGTTGGACACCAGCTTATGATACTTGGATTAAAACTTTAGAAAACGGAGAAGAAAAATTAAAAGCTATCGTAGATAAGATTCCATTAGAAAATAGAATGACCGCCCCGCAAGAAATAGCAGATACCTGTCTATTTGTTATTTCTGATAAATCATCACATACTACTGGACAATTCATTACTGTAGACGGGGGCTACGTGCACTTAGACCGCTCCTTATTAACAAGTTAA
- a CDS encoding helix-turn-helix domain-containing protein codes for MKLLENKGYVKHTQKDYSVSFKLQIVAEIESGQLSRSEACHKYGIEAKLTIREWLRKYGNYDWENQSRITVSKAPEQKII; via the coding sequence ATGAAACTATTAGAAAACAAAGGGTATGTAAAGCATACCCAAAAAGATTACTCAGTTTCTTTTAAACTACAAATAGTAGCTGAAATTGAATCTGGCCAATTGAGTAGAAGCGAGGCTTGCCACAAATATGGGATAGAAGCCAAATTGACAATTAGAGAATGGCTCAGAAAATATGGTAACTATGATTGGGAGAACCAATCTAGAATCACTGTGTCAAAAGCACCCGAACAGAAAATTATTTAG
- a CDS encoding L-fuconate dehydratase, giving the protein MATPILITDIETRDVRFPTSKSLDGSDAMNPDPDYSAAYVILKTNHPKGIEGHGLTFTIGRGNELCVAAINSIAPLIKGKSLESFTKNMGEFWKMITGDSQLRWLGPEKGVIHLATGAIVNAVWDLYAKVEKKPLWKLLADMSPEELVSCIDFTYITDAITPEEALALLKNKSDSKQERIAHLEENGYPAYTTSAGWLGYSDDKMRRLCREAKASGFKHMKIKVGSDLQDDMRRAAIIREEIGDDLKLMMDANQKWDVNEAITNMAQLKKFNPWWIEEPTSPDDILGHATIAKAVAPILVATGEHCQNRVMFKQLMQAGAIGICQIDSCRVGGVNEILAILLMAAKFKIPVCPHAGGVGLCEYVQHLSMIDYIAISGSLDDRIIEYVDHLHEHFYDPVILKNGAYMPPKLPGYSITMKEESIKDYSFPNGKIWSNETTKTAL; this is encoded by the coding sequence ATGGCTACACCTATACTTATTACGGACATAGAAACAAGAGATGTTCGTTTTCCCACAAGCAAATCATTAGATGGCTCTGACGCCATGAATCCTGATCCTGATTATTCAGCTGCCTATGTGATTTTAAAAACAAATCATCCAAAAGGTATCGAAGGTCATGGACTTACGTTTACGATTGGAAGAGGAAATGAATTGTGTGTTGCAGCAATTAATTCTATTGCTCCTTTAATAAAAGGTAAATCTTTAGAATCCTTTACCAAAAACATGGGAGAATTTTGGAAGATGATTACTGGCGACAGTCAATTAAGGTGGCTAGGTCCTGAAAAAGGAGTGATACATTTAGCCACAGGAGCAATTGTAAATGCTGTTTGGGATTTATATGCCAAAGTAGAGAAAAAACCCCTTTGGAAACTGCTAGCAGATATGAGTCCGGAAGAGTTAGTAAGCTGTATAGATTTCACCTATATCACTGATGCTATCACTCCTGAAGAAGCTTTAGCACTTCTTAAAAATAAATCTGACTCTAAACAAGAAAGAATAGCCCACCTAGAAGAAAATGGATACCCTGCCTACACTACATCGGCGGGATGGTTAGGGTATTCTGATGATAAAATGAGACGTTTATGCCGCGAAGCAAAAGCATCAGGTTTTAAACATATGAAAATTAAGGTAGGATCAGACCTTCAAGATGATATGCGCAGAGCTGCGATCATAAGAGAAGAAATTGGTGATGACCTTAAATTAATGATGGATGCCAATCAAAAATGGGATGTTAACGAAGCCATCACTAACATGGCGCAATTGAAAAAATTTAATCCTTGGTGGATTGAAGAACCTACTAGTCCAGATGATATTCTTGGTCATGCTACCATCGCAAAAGCCGTTGCTCCAATTTTGGTAGCTACTGGTGAACATTGTCAAAATAGAGTGATGTTTAAACAACTCATGCAGGCTGGTGCTATAGGTATTTGCCAAATAGATAGCTGCAGAGTTGGCGGGGTTAATGAGATATTGGCTATCTTGTTGATGGCAGCTAAATTTAAAATTCCAGTATGTCCACATGCTGGCGGTGTAGGGCTGTGTGAATATGTACAGCACCTATCAATGATTGATTACATTGCGATAAGTGGCAGTTTAGACGATAGAATTATTGAATATGTAGATCACTTACACGAACATTTTTACGATCCTGTAATCCTAAAAAATGGTGCTTATATGCCTCCTAAATTACCAGGCTATAGCATTACCATGAAAGAAGAATCTATAAAAGACTATAGTTTTCCTAATGGAAAAATTTGGTCTAATGAAACGACAAAAACAGCGCTTTAA
- a CDS encoding L-rhamnose mutarotase, which yields MESIKTSGIQHVAIYSVEDRLFMITDTSAEFSFESKNKADLANPKVQEWEKLMWNYQQALPNSKKGEKWRLMEQIFEL from the coding sequence ATGGAGAGTATTAAAACATCTGGAATTCAGCATGTAGCTATTTATAGTGTGGAAGACAGACTCTTTATGATCACGGACACAAGTGCTGAATTCTCTTTTGAATCTAAAAATAAGGCCGACCTAGCCAATCCGAAAGTTCAAGAATGGGAAAAGTTGATGTGGAACTATCAACAAGCACTTCCCAATTCTAAAAAAGGTGAAAAGTGGAGATTAATGGAACAAATTTTTGAATTATGA
- a CDS encoding fumarylacetoacetate hydrolase family protein, with product MKLIRFGEVNNEKPGVQLSNGNKIDVSGFGEDYTEQFFGSDGIARLKKWLNDNESKCALVTKETRLGSPLCRPSKIVCVGLNYAKHAAESGMQIPKEPVLFFKATSSIIGPNDTVILPKGSTKSDWEVELAIVIGKKASYVSEEDALDYVAGYVLHNDISERAFQLEREGQWVKGKSCDTFAPLGPFIATKDEIKDPNNLNLWLKLNGEMMQNSSTSDFVFNIQEVVSYISQFMTLLPGDVISTGTPFGVGLGLTPPMYLKEGDVMELGIEGLGISKQNVIDYKA from the coding sequence ATGAAACTTATAAGATTTGGTGAAGTAAATAATGAAAAGCCAGGAGTACAATTATCAAATGGAAACAAGATTGATGTTTCTGGTTTTGGCGAAGATTATACAGAGCAATTTTTTGGATCAGATGGAATAGCACGCTTAAAAAAATGGTTAAATGATAACGAAAGCAAATGTGCTTTAGTTACCAAAGAAACACGTTTAGGTTCTCCGCTCTGCCGGCCATCAAAAATTGTATGCGTAGGTTTAAATTACGCAAAGCATGCGGCAGAAAGCGGAATGCAAATTCCGAAAGAGCCTGTATTATTTTTTAAAGCTACATCTTCTATCATTGGTCCTAATGATACCGTTATCTTACCTAAAGGCAGCACAAAATCTGATTGGGAAGTAGAATTAGCAATTGTCATCGGAAAAAAAGCTTCTTATGTTTCTGAAGAAGATGCATTAGATTATGTTGCTGGATATGTATTACATAATGATATAAGCGAGCGTGCTTTTCAATTAGAAAGAGAAGGACAATGGGTTAAAGGGAAAAGTTGTGACACCTTTGCGCCATTAGGTCCTTTTATAGCTACAAAAGATGAAATTAAAGATCCTAATAATTTAAACCTATGGTTAAAATTGAATGGAGAAATGATGCAGAATAGTTCAACATCAGACTTTGTTTTTAATATTCAAGAAGTGGTGAGTTATATCAGTCAATTTATGACCTTACTTCCTGGTGATGTAATCTCTACAGGAACACCGTTTGGAGTTGGTTTAGGCTTAACACCACCTATGTATCTAAAAGAGGGCGATGTTATGGAATTAGGGATTGAAGGTTTAGGCATTTCTAAACAAAACGTAATTGATTACAAAGCGTAA